A region from the Arachis ipaensis cultivar K30076 chromosome B01, Araip1.1, whole genome shotgun sequence genome encodes:
- the LOC107604964 gene encoding uncharacterized protein LOC107604964, which produces MGFGQKWRGWIKECVCSASMSVLINGSLSKPFKMERGLRQGDPLSPFLFVLVVDVLHRMIGEAVTNGRISLLLVGRDHIELSHLQFADDTILFCPPEEETIRNYKRLLRCFEPMSGLSINFEKSSFIPVNCEQRWTRQMCQLLGCKEASLPVRYLGISLGANPRLVKTWKPVIDKVEEKLSLWKAKTLNKVGKLVLIKSVLNSLPIYYLSLYKMLKPVAEKLISLQRRFLWSKDDGKIGMPLVRWEIVMAPRKAGRLGVGDAVVRNTALLFKCLFLQEGALGEISVSSRSGSHNKRKDYQRLIYGCREWQNNQVLEGCLATWWKVERDVSKIFLGLKPHRICYRGVRVLGWVIQEAALPEKITSYSFTSAIWRGFAPPKVELFSWFVLVERVNTKERLCKLGVIDQHDNMCVLCCKYVESASHLFIGCEITWQVWCAWLFALGRIWTMPERNGRIFNNKGSGVMEIINRSFMLSDEWLGGEPLGY; this is translated from the exons ATGGGGTTTGGCCAGAAGTGGCGGGGTTGGATTAAGGAATGTGTATGCTCTGCGTCTATGTCGGTGCTTATAAATGGATCCCTTTCAAAGCCATTCAAAATGGAAAGGGGTCTACGACAAGGAGATCCGTTGTCGCCCTTTCTGTTTGTGCTAGTTGTTGATGTCCTTCATCGGATGATCGGAGAGGCGGTAACAAATGGGCGCATTTCTCTGCTGTTGGTTGGACGAGATCACATTGAGCTGTCGCACTTGCAGTTTGCGGATGATACTATACTGTTCTGTCCTCCAGAGGAAGAGACTATCAGGAATTACAAGCGCTTACTACGTTGCTTTGAACCGATGTCCGGGTTGAGTATCAATTTTGAGAAGTCCAGTTTCATTCCAGTTAATTGTGAACAGCGTTGGACAAGACAGATGTGTCAGCTTTTGGGATGTAAGGAAGCCTCTCTACCAGTCCGATACCTTGGAATCTCTCTGGGTGCGAACCCAAGGTTAGTTAAGACTTGGAAACCAGTGATTGATAAGGTGGAAGAAAAGTTGAGCTTGTGGAAGGCGAAGACCCTCAATAAAGTGGGCAAGCTAGTTCTCATCAAGTCCGTCCTCAATAGCCTGCCTATATACTATCTCAGCCTATACAAGATGCTAAAGCCAGTAGCAGAAAAGTTGATCTCGTTGCAAAGACGGTTCTTGTGGAGCAAGGATGATGGGAAGATAGGGATGCCACTAGTGAGATGGGAGATAGTGATGGCTCCTAGAAAGGCAGGTAGATTAGGAGTGGGAGATGCAGTGGTTAGGAATACAGCCCTTCTGTTCAAGTG CCTATTCCTACAAGAGGGGGCCCTTGGAGAGATATCTGTCAGCTCCAGATCAGGGAGCCACAATAAGAGAAAAGATTATCAGAGGCTTATTTATGGATGTAGGGAATGGCAGAACAATCAAGTTCTGGAAGGATGTCTGGCTACCTGGTGGAAGGTTGAAAGAGATGTTTCCAAGATTTTTCTCGGTCTCAAACCTCACAGGATCTGTTATAGGGGAGtgcgggttttgggatgg GTGATACAGGAAGCAGCTCTCCCGGAGAAAATTACGAGCTATAGCTTTACTAGTGCTATTTGGAGGGGATTCGCTCCGCCAAAGGTTGAATTATTTTCGTGGTTTGTTTTGGTTGAGAGGGTGAACACTAAGGAAAGACTATGCAAATTAGGTGTCATTGACCAGCATGATAATATGTGTGTTTTATGTTGTAAGTATGTTGAGTCTGCTTCTCATCTATTTATTGGCTGTGAGatcacttggcaggtgtggtgtgcatggCTATTCGCTCTTGGAAGGATATGGACTATGCCGG AAAGGAATGGTAGAATCTTCAATAATAAAGGCTCGGGGGTGATGGAAATAATAAACAGGTCCTTTATGCTCTCCGACGAGTGGCTTGGTGGTGAACCTCTTGGTTATTGA